In a single window of the Elaeis guineensis isolate ETL-2024a chromosome 8, EG11, whole genome shotgun sequence genome:
- the LOC105050162 gene encoding probable LRR receptor-like serine/threonine-protein kinase At4g37250, with protein sequence MSSLNSCLRSRWRRTVSRITLLLCCLPLLPCQIVGLNSDGVLLLSFKYSTLSDPLSVLGDWNYADSTPCSWNGVMCMGFPSTNSTTFTWNSSSSSSSTDISIPATSTSRVIGLVLPDAQLLGSIPSDLGLIEHLRHLDLSGNFLNGTLPATLFNASDLRILSLSNNEISGELPEIVGEMKSLQSLNLSGNALVGRVPTNLTLLPNLTTVSLANNYLSGELPGGGFQQLEILDLSSNLLNGSLPLDLGVKSLRYLNLSSNRLAGGIPPELAARIPANALIDLSFNNLTGEIPQSGAFLAQKPMAFAGNSDLCGKPLKNMCTIPSSLSNSPPNDSTATPPRPKSPPALAAIPEIPDRNSSPASAAGGGGQRGLKPAAVVAIAVGDITGIVLLVIVFLYVFQVKNKNRELQQQHHHQKNKGDRGIGLERMERGGRNERPPSASPESRGLGALSWCLRKKGGDSDDTEEASETSASSETGGGEEEQHKRGKQDGKTQAQQNQQRDDTLVTVDGPELDLETLLKASAYILGATGSSIVYKAVLADGTALAVRRMGESSSIDKFKDFDAQVRSIAKFRHPNLLRIRGFYWGAEEKLLIHDYAPNGSLANISFSKKLGSSPLRLNWNARLRIARGVARGLAYLHEKKCVHGNVKPSNILLGADMEPVIGDFGLERLMPGDGSYGPGASARQFGSKRSVLSTSSLPDLSAAAGASPCGCSSTSAFAPPPYQSPESLKNLKPNVKWDVYSFGMVLLELIAGRVFPEVELCQWNAGFVVEERNKIRRMADPALRGEVGGKEEALLTCFKLGFACCSSAPQRRPSMKDAVLMLEKVAATSSSSWSSQ encoded by the exons ATGAGCTCCCTAAACAGTTGTCTCCGTTCCAGATGGAGGCGTACTGTCTCTCGTATCACTCTCTTGCTTTGTTGTCTTCCACTCCTACCTTGTCAAATAGTTGGTCTTAACTCGGATGGAGTGTTGCTGCTGTCCTTCAAGTACTCCACCCTCAGCGACCCCCTCTCGGTGCTCGGTGACTGGAACTATGCCGACTCCACTCCCTGCTCCTGGAATGGGGTCATGTGCATGGGCTTCCCATCCACTAATTCCACTACTTTCACATGGAAcagtagtagtagtagtagtagtacCGACATTAGCATACCGGCTACTTCCACTTCTAGAGTCATTGGGTTGGTCCTCCCTGATGCCCAGTTACTGGGCTCCATCCCTTCGGACCTTGGCCTCATCGAGCACCTCCGCCACCTCGACCTCTCCGGAAACTTCCTCAACGGCACCCTCCCCGCCACCCTCTTCAACGCCTCCGACCTCCGCATCCTCTCGCTTTCCAACAACGAGATCTCCGGCGAGCTGCCCGAGATCGTCGGCGAGATGAAAAGCCTCCAGTCCCTAAATCTTTCTGGCAACGCCTTGGTCGGCAGAGTTCCAACCAATCTGACGCTGCTTCCCAACCTCACCACGGTCTCTCTTGCTAATAATTACCTCTCCGGCGAACTCCCCGGCGGAGGTTTCCAGCAGCTTGAGATCCTCGATCTGAGCTCCAATCTTCTAAATGGATCCCTGCCGCTGGATCTCGGTGTAAAAAGCCTCCGGTATTTGAATTTGTCCTCCAACCGGCTCGCCGGCGGGATCCCGCCGGAACTTGCAGCGAGAATTCCGGCCAATGCCTTGATAGATCTCTCCTTTAATAATCTCACCGGAGAGATTCCACAGTCTGGAGCTTTCCTCGCGCAGAAGCCGATGGCTTTCGCCGGCAACTCGGATCTCTGTGGAAAGCCTCTGAAGAACATGTGCACGATCCCTTCCAGCCTCTCCAATTCTCCCCCTAATGACTCCACTGCAACTCCGCCGCGGCCGAAGTCTCCTCCAGCCCTCGCGGCGATACCCGAGATCCCGGATAGGAATTCGTCGCCAGCGTCTGCCGCGGGCGGCGGAGGGCAGAGAGGTCTTAAGCCAGCAGCGGTCGTGGCGATCGCCGTCGGAGATATCACGGGGATTGTCCTTCTAGTTATAGTGTTTTTGTATGTGTTTCAAGTAAAGAACAAGAATAGAGagctccagcagcagcatcaccACCAGAAGAACAAAGGAGATAGAGGGATCGGCCTGGAGAGGAtggagagaggagggaggaaTGAAAGGCCGCCATCAGCATCCCCTGAATCCAGAGGACTCGGTGCCTTGTCTTGGTGTTTAAGAAAGAAGGGCGGGGACAGCGATGACACCGAAGAGGCCTCGGAAACCTCGGCCTCCTCTGAAacaggaggaggagaggaggagcAGCACAAGAGAGGAAAGCAGGATGGCAAAACCCAAGCACAGCAGAACCAGCAGCGTGATGATACTCTCGTCACGGTTGATGGACCCGAGCTGGATCTGGAGACTCTGCTGAAAGCCTCCGCTTACATACTGGGAGCCACTGGATCCAGTATCGTCTACAAGGCGGTGCTCGCCGACGGGACCGCCTTGGCCGTCCGCCGGATGGGGGAGAGCAGCAGCATTGACAAGTTCAAGGATTTCGATGCCCAGGTCCGTAGCATCGCCAAATTCCGTCACCCCAATCTCCTCCGCATCCGGGGATTCTACTGGGGCGCTGAGGAGAAGCTCCTCATCCATGACTACGCCCCCAACGGCAGCCTCGCCAACATCTCTTTTAGCA AGAAGCTGGGCTCGTCGCCTCTTCGTCTGAACTGGAATGCTCGGCTGAGGATAGCGAGAGGCGTGGCGAGGGGACTCGCATACCTCCATGAGAAGAAGTGTGTTCATGGCAATGTCAAACCAAGCAACATTCTTTTGGGCGCGGATATGGAGCCGGTGATCGGAGATTTCGGGCTGGAGCGGCTCATGCCGGGCGACGGCAGCTACGGACCAGGAGCATCAGCCAGGCAATTTGGAAGCAAGCGGTCGGTGCTGTCCACAAGCAGCCTACCAGACTTGTCGGCCGCCGCCGGAGCCAGCCCCTGTGGCTGCTCCTCCACTTCAGCATTTGCTCCTCCTCCATATCAGTCGCCGGAGTCGCTGAAGAACCTGAAGCCCAATGTCAAGTGGGATGTCTACTCTTTTGGGATGGTATTGCTGGAGTTGATTGCTGGGAGGGTGTTTCCAGAGGTGGAGCTCTGCCAATGGAATGCTGGATTTGTGGTGGAGGAGAGGAACAAAATTCGAAGGATGGCGGACCCGGCGCTGAGAGGCGAGGTGGGGGGAAAAGAAGAAGCTCTGCTGACCTGCTTCAAGTTGGGCTTTGCATGTTGTTCCAGTGCTCCTCAGAGGCGGCCTTCGATGAAGGATGCAGTCCTGATGTTGGAAAAGGTAGCGgccacctcttcctcttcttggtCTTCGCAGTAG
- the LOC105050163 gene encoding glycerophosphodiester phosphodiesterase GDPDL6-like isoform X1: MLMRHLLLVFLLLHGAAAAAGNQPAGKPAAAKPRAAKWKTLSGNAPLVIARGGYSGIFPESSQFAYQFALATSLKETVLLCDLQLTKDGAGICRSDLKLDNSTTISTAFPKRGTTYSVNGQSVHGWFSVDFTSDELLGNVTTIQNIFSRPSIFDGNLPLSMVQEISRFHPSQFWLNVQYDMFYKEHKLDPAKFILTASENVVFDYISSPEIGFLKSLNGKLGKAKTKLIFRFLAADAVEPSTNQTYSLILKNLATIKSFASGILVPKSYVWPANKDKYLEPSTTLVTDAHNLGLEVYAFNFANDQPASYNYSFDPTAEYLQFIDNPNFSVDGVFTDFPSTASAAIACLAHNKDNAAAQKKRPLIITRNGASGVFAGCTDLAYQQAVKDGADIIDCSVQMSKDGVAFCLDSADLMGDTTAMDSFMSRSALVPEIQKNNGIFSFDLTWSEIESLKPVLANPLSSANLVRNPAAKNMGKLMTLATFLDFAKNSTVSGILINIEHAPYLASKKGLDIVTAVSSALINASYDKQITQKVLIQSDDTSVLSMFKNNSSYKRVFKVEETISDSPKPAVDEIKQFADAVNIAKTSLIASSNSFLTSFTPVTDKMHAANLSVYVSGLRNEFVSIPFDCFSDPMVEIATYAAGLAVDGIVTEFPATARAYFRSPCSDVEANLPFSILPVEPGSLLKEAQPELLPPTQAPAPALDAADIVDPPLPPVVKVSETAPGAAPESSPTHPSGQPANAANAALLLLMMVLSFIYLSYQ; the protein is encoded by the exons ATGTTGATGCGGCATCTGCTTCTAGTTTTCTTGCTGCTGCATGGAGCTGCCGCCGCCGCTGGGAATCAGCCGGCGGGAAAGCCAGCAGCTGCGAAACCCCGGGCTGCAAAGTGGAAGACTCTGAGCG GTAATGCTCCATTAGTCATAGCACGTGGTGGCTATTCAGGGATCTTTCCTGAGTCCAGTCAATTTGCATACCAGTTTGCATTGGCAACAAGCTTGAAAGAAACTGTTCTGTTATGTGATCTGCAATTGACCAAAGACGGGGCCGGTATTTGCCGTTCAGATTTGAAACTCGATAATTCTACAACTATATCGACTGCATTTCCAAAGAGAGGTACAACTTACTCTGTGAATGGACAGTCTGTTCATGGATGGTTTTCAGTGGATTTTACTTCAGATGAGTTACTCGGCAATGTCACAA CGATTCAAAATATCTTCTCTCGGCCAAGCATATTTGATGGCAACCTACCACTATCCATGGTTCAAGAAATCTCAAGGTTTCACCCATCTCAGTTTTGGTTGAATGTGCAG TATGACATGTTCTATAAGGAACACAAATTGGACCCAGCAAAATTCATATTAACAGCATCAGAAAATGTGGTCTTTGATTACATCTCTTCTCCAGAAATTGGTTTCTTAAAGAGTCTCAATGGGAAGTTAGGAAAAGCCAAGACGAAACTCATCTTCCGGTTTCTAGCTGCAGATGCAGTAGAACCCTCCACTAATCAAACATACAGCTTAATCTTAAAAAATCTTGCAACAATCAAATCATTCGCTTCTGGAATTCTGGTTCCCAAAAGCTACGTATGGCCTGCTAATAAAGATAAATATCTGGAGCCTTCTACTACTCTTGTGACAGATGCTCACAATCTGGGCCTAGAAGTGTATGCATTTAATTTTGCAAATGACCAGCCTGCAAGCTACAACTACAGCTTTGATCCTACAGCCGAGTACTTGCAGTTTATTGATAATCCAAACTTCTCTGTTGATGGTGTGTTCACCGACTTCCCTTCCACAGCATCAGCGGCTATAG CTTGCTTGGCACATAACAAGGATAATGCTGCTGCTCAGAAAA AGAGACCACTAATTATAACACGCAATGGTGCAAGTGGGGTCTTTGCTGGATGCACTGATCTTGCTTATCAGCAAGCAGTAAAAGATGGAGCCGACATAATTGATTGTTCTGTTCAGATGTCAAAAGATGGGGTAGCCTTCTGCTTGGATTCAGCAGATCTTATGGGTGACACAACAGCAATGGATTCTTTCATGTCCCGATCAGCTTTGGTGCCTGAGATACAGAAGAACAATGGAATCTTTTCATTTGATCTCACATGGAGCGAGATCGAAAGTTTGAAGC CTGTGCTAGCAAATCCCCTTTCTAGTGCTAACTTGGTGAGGAATCCAGCCGCAAAGAATATGGGAAAATTGATGACACTGGCCACATTCTTGGACTTTGCAAAGAACAGCACTGTCTCTGGGATCTTAATCAACATTGAG CATGCTCCATACCTTGCTTCCAAGAAGGGACTTGACATAGTTACTGCAGTCTCAAGTGCCCTGATAAATGCCAGCTATGACAAACAAATCACTCAGAAGGTTCTCATCCAGTCTGATGACACTTCAGTCCTCTCCATGTTCAAGAATAATTCCAGCTACAAGCGAGTTTTCAAAGTGGAGGAGACCATAAGTGATTCTCCAAAACCAGCAGTGGATGAGATTAAGCAGTTTGCAGATGCAGTTAACATCGCAAAAACTTCCCTTATTGCTAGCTCCAACTCATTCCTTACTAGTTTTACTCCAGTTACGGATAAGATGCACGCAGCAAACCTCTCTGTCTATGTCTCAGGACTGAGGAATGAGTTCGTGAGTATACCATTTGATTGCTTCTCTGATCCAATGGTAGAAATTGCTACTTATGCTGCAGGGCTTGCAGTTGATGGGATAGTAACGGAATTTCCTGCAACTGCGCGTGCATACTTCA GGAGCCCGTGCTCTGATGTGGAAGCCAATTTGCCATTCTCAATCTTACCTGTGGAGCCTGGTTCCCTGCTCAAGGAAGCTCAGCCGGAACTACTTCCTCCAACCCAGGCCCCAGCACCTGCTCTTGATGCTGCTGATATTGTGGACCCACCACTGCCTCCGGTTGTCAAAGTCTCTGAGACGGCACCGGGTGCAGCACCAGAAAGTTCTCCAACTCATCCAAGCGGTCAACCAGCCAATGCTGCAAATGCTGCTCTATTGCTCTTGATGATGGTGCTCAGTTTCATTTATTTGAGCTATCAGTGA
- the LOC105050163 gene encoding glycerophosphodiester phosphodiesterase GDPDL7-like isoform X2: MDLGPGIFKRSGVAFLPGSFKGLFLGHLGNAPLVIARGGYSGIFPESSQFAYQFALATSLKETVLLCDLQLTKDGAGICRSDLKLDNSTTISTAFPKRGTTYSVNGQSVHGWFSVDFTSDELLGNVTTIQNIFSRPSIFDGNLPLSMVQEISRFHPSQFWLNVQYDMFYKEHKLDPAKFILTASENVVFDYISSPEIGFLKSLNGKLGKAKTKLIFRFLAADAVEPSTNQTYSLILKNLATIKSFASGILVPKSYVWPANKDKYLEPSTTLVTDAHNLGLEVYAFNFANDQPASYNYSFDPTAEYLQFIDNPNFSVDGVFTDFPSTASAAIACLAHNKDNAAAQKKRPLIITRNGASGVFAGCTDLAYQQAVKDGADIIDCSVQMSKDGVAFCLDSADLMGDTTAMDSFMSRSALVPEIQKNNGIFSFDLTWSEIESLKPVLANPLSSANLVRNPAAKNMGKLMTLATFLDFAKNSTVSGILINIEHAPYLASKKGLDIVTAVSSALINASYDKQITQKVLIQSDDTSVLSMFKNNSSYKRVFKVEETISDSPKPAVDEIKQFADAVNIAKTSLIASSNSFLTSFTPVTDKMHAANLSVYVSGLRNEFVSIPFDCFSDPMVEIATYAAGLAVDGIVTEFPATARAYFRSPCSDVEANLPFSILPVEPGSLLKEAQPELLPPTQAPAPALDAADIVDPPLPPVVKVSETAPGAAPESSPTHPSGQPANAANAALLLLMMVLSFIYLSYQ, translated from the exons ATGGATCTGGGGCCTGGAATATTTAAAAGATCGGGGGTTGCATTTTTGCCGGGGTCTTTTAAAGGCCTATTTTTGGGGCATCTTG GTAATGCTCCATTAGTCATAGCACGTGGTGGCTATTCAGGGATCTTTCCTGAGTCCAGTCAATTTGCATACCAGTTTGCATTGGCAACAAGCTTGAAAGAAACTGTTCTGTTATGTGATCTGCAATTGACCAAAGACGGGGCCGGTATTTGCCGTTCAGATTTGAAACTCGATAATTCTACAACTATATCGACTGCATTTCCAAAGAGAGGTACAACTTACTCTGTGAATGGACAGTCTGTTCATGGATGGTTTTCAGTGGATTTTACTTCAGATGAGTTACTCGGCAATGTCACAA CGATTCAAAATATCTTCTCTCGGCCAAGCATATTTGATGGCAACCTACCACTATCCATGGTTCAAGAAATCTCAAGGTTTCACCCATCTCAGTTTTGGTTGAATGTGCAG TATGACATGTTCTATAAGGAACACAAATTGGACCCAGCAAAATTCATATTAACAGCATCAGAAAATGTGGTCTTTGATTACATCTCTTCTCCAGAAATTGGTTTCTTAAAGAGTCTCAATGGGAAGTTAGGAAAAGCCAAGACGAAACTCATCTTCCGGTTTCTAGCTGCAGATGCAGTAGAACCCTCCACTAATCAAACATACAGCTTAATCTTAAAAAATCTTGCAACAATCAAATCATTCGCTTCTGGAATTCTGGTTCCCAAAAGCTACGTATGGCCTGCTAATAAAGATAAATATCTGGAGCCTTCTACTACTCTTGTGACAGATGCTCACAATCTGGGCCTAGAAGTGTATGCATTTAATTTTGCAAATGACCAGCCTGCAAGCTACAACTACAGCTTTGATCCTACAGCCGAGTACTTGCAGTTTATTGATAATCCAAACTTCTCTGTTGATGGTGTGTTCACCGACTTCCCTTCCACAGCATCAGCGGCTATAG CTTGCTTGGCACATAACAAGGATAATGCTGCTGCTCAGAAAA AGAGACCACTAATTATAACACGCAATGGTGCAAGTGGGGTCTTTGCTGGATGCACTGATCTTGCTTATCAGCAAGCAGTAAAAGATGGAGCCGACATAATTGATTGTTCTGTTCAGATGTCAAAAGATGGGGTAGCCTTCTGCTTGGATTCAGCAGATCTTATGGGTGACACAACAGCAATGGATTCTTTCATGTCCCGATCAGCTTTGGTGCCTGAGATACAGAAGAACAATGGAATCTTTTCATTTGATCTCACATGGAGCGAGATCGAAAGTTTGAAGC CTGTGCTAGCAAATCCCCTTTCTAGTGCTAACTTGGTGAGGAATCCAGCCGCAAAGAATATGGGAAAATTGATGACACTGGCCACATTCTTGGACTTTGCAAAGAACAGCACTGTCTCTGGGATCTTAATCAACATTGAG CATGCTCCATACCTTGCTTCCAAGAAGGGACTTGACATAGTTACTGCAGTCTCAAGTGCCCTGATAAATGCCAGCTATGACAAACAAATCACTCAGAAGGTTCTCATCCAGTCTGATGACACTTCAGTCCTCTCCATGTTCAAGAATAATTCCAGCTACAAGCGAGTTTTCAAAGTGGAGGAGACCATAAGTGATTCTCCAAAACCAGCAGTGGATGAGATTAAGCAGTTTGCAGATGCAGTTAACATCGCAAAAACTTCCCTTATTGCTAGCTCCAACTCATTCCTTACTAGTTTTACTCCAGTTACGGATAAGATGCACGCAGCAAACCTCTCTGTCTATGTCTCAGGACTGAGGAATGAGTTCGTGAGTATACCATTTGATTGCTTCTCTGATCCAATGGTAGAAATTGCTACTTATGCTGCAGGGCTTGCAGTTGATGGGATAGTAACGGAATTTCCTGCAACTGCGCGTGCATACTTCA GGAGCCCGTGCTCTGATGTGGAAGCCAATTTGCCATTCTCAATCTTACCTGTGGAGCCTGGTTCCCTGCTCAAGGAAGCTCAGCCGGAACTACTTCCTCCAACCCAGGCCCCAGCACCTGCTCTTGATGCTGCTGATATTGTGGACCCACCACTGCCTCCGGTTGTCAAAGTCTCTGAGACGGCACCGGGTGCAGCACCAGAAAGTTCTCCAACTCATCCAAGCGGTCAACCAGCCAATGCTGCAAATGCTGCTCTATTGCTCTTGATGATGGTGCTCAGTTTCATTTATTTGAGCTATCAGTGA